A stretch of the Lolium perenne isolate Kyuss_39 chromosome 3, Kyuss_2.0, whole genome shotgun sequence genome encodes the following:
- the LOC139837836 gene encoding uncharacterized protein: MNELWQLFNLDSLDKSLMSCYCLLKIIECRSNKMFNVGFVDPDKVHHDTVKNNAEETGVNLLRFIGEQSFCDSILFPYNYSFHWILLNIQVDKGIVEVRDPLSRGLDGFRDLQKILQTCWRALKKHHKDITLAEKLTFTPVPCPQQPQGTNLCGYYVCESIRLLTTEKQNNNKFDVIS; the protein is encoded by the exons atgaatgaactctggcagttattcaatttagactccctcgacaaatctctcatgagttgctactgctt actgaagatcattgaatgcagaagtaataagatgttcaatgttgggtttgttgacccagataaagtacatcatgaCACGGTAAAGAATAATGCCGAAGAAACGGGggtaaacctactaaggtttatagGGGAGCAAAGcttctgtgattcaatactgtttccttacaactacag tttccactggattctgctaaatattcaagttgataagggaatagttgaagtaagagacccactgagtagaggcctggacgggttccgCGACTTGCAGAAGATTCTCCAGAC gtgtTGGAGAGCTTTGAAGAAACATCATAAGGACATTACCTTggcagagaagctaacatttactcctgtaccgtgcccccagcagccacaagggacgaatctatgtggatactacgtttgcgagtccattcgcttgttaaccactgagaagcagaacaataATAAATTCGAC GTAATTAGTTAG